In Canis lupus dingo isolate Sandy chromosome 25, ASM325472v2, whole genome shotgun sequence, the genomic window GGCGGCCAATAGTGTCTTAGCAGCTTTGACGGCACAGTTCTCTTCCATTTCACGCATCTGGTGTTCCAGAGACTCATTAGTCCCTTTGAGTGCATCCACTTCGCAGGTGAGGGACTGCACCTGTCTCCGGTACTCATTTGACTCCTGCTTTGCCTGGCGCAGGGCATCATTGTTCCGGTTAGCAGCCTCAGAGAGGTCGGCTAACTTGGACTTGTACCATTCCTTGGCCACCTGAAGGTTCTTGGCAGCTAAGCTTTCATATTGCTGGCGTACATCACGCAGGGCAGCCGTGAGGTCAGGCTTGGAAACATCCATATCGATTTGGACATGCCAGTCCTGAATCTGAGCCTGCAGCTCCTGGATTTCCTCATCATGTAGTTTCTTCAAAAAGGCAATCTCTTTTTGCAAGGATTCCACTTTCCGCTCAAGGTCAAGATGCGCCAAAGAAGCACTGTCAACATCCTGTCGGAAAGACTGCTTGGCAGGGTGCTCTCGGCTTCCTCTCTCTGAAGCATCTCCTCTTGCTGCTTCTCCAGGAGCCGCATGATGCCCTCGGCCAGGTTGTTGCGCTCCATCTCGACGCAGGCCTTGTCATTGGTGAACTGGTCCACCTGCCAGCGCAGCTCCCGCATCTCCTCCTCATAGAGGTCCCACAGGCACGACTTGCCCTGGCCCTTGAGCTGCTCGAGCTCGGCCAGCAGGATCTTGTTCTGCTGCTCCAGGAAGTGCACCTTGTCGATGTAGTTGGTGAAGAGGTCGTTCAGCTCCTGCAGCTCCACCTTCTCGTTGGTGCGCGTGTTCTTGAACTCGGTGTTGATGGCATCGGCCAGCGAGAAGTCCACCGAGTCCTGCAGCAGACGCATGCCGGGCACACTGCCCCGCAGGCGCATCGCGGAGGAGCGCGTGGTGAACACGCCGCCCGGGGACGAGGCGTAGAGGCTGCGGCTGGTGCTGGGGCGCATCGCGCTGCCCAGGCTGTAGGTGCGGGTGGACGTGGTCACGTAGCTCCGCGTGGAGCTCGGCCGGCTCCCGGTGCCCGGGACGCAGAACATCCTGCGGTAGGAGGACAAGGACACAGACCTGGTGGACATGGCTGCTGAGGGCGGCGGTGGGCTGCGCAGCTGCGGCGGCACGGACCGGCTCGGGGAGGACCGGCGAGCGAGGGCGCGGGAGTGCTGCTGCGGCTCTGGCGCAGGGATCCCGGAGTGAGAGTGGCAGAACGGATTAAATTTTTCAAGTGTGAAAAAATCTCAAGACTTTTAGAACATATGGGAGACTTTTTATGACACTAGAGTagggaaggatttctttttttaaaaatttatttattaatgagagatacagagagagagagagagaggcagagacacaggcagagggagaagcagtctccatgcagggagcccaacgtgggactcgatcccgggtccctaggatcaggccctgagctgaaggcaggcgccaaaccactgagccacaggggctgcccagggaaATTTCTTAAAGATGTAAAAAGCACTAACtacaaaagaaaggaatgataaatttagctactttaaaattaataacttttgttGAAAGGACACCGTAAAGGAAGTAAAAAGgcacaccaaaaataaaattctttgcatttttatgaagATACTGCAATATATACCTGAAAAAGTATTAATGTGtataaaaattatgagaaaaagacaaaaagctcaggaaaaaaaggcaaaagatctcaaaagaaatttcagaaagagGCAACATGAATGGTTACTAgacattaaaaacttaattagtaaccagagaaatgcaaattaaagctatGAGGCACTATTTTCTAACATTTAGATGGGCAAAAATGGAAAGATCTGACACTAATGGGTACTATATACTGCTAATAAAAAATAAGGCTTAACAATGCTTTTGACAAATAATttgggaataaaatgaaaagttaaatgtGTGGACACACTGTGATTCATCAATTTCACTTGTATAAATATAACCTAGGGATATTTTTACTCATATGTATCATGAAGCCTTTCTAAGAACAGGAACACTGTTCCAAcgaggaaagaaatggaaatattccaAATGTCCACTAACAGAATAAATGTAAGAAATTTCACACAGTGATATAATACAGAGTAATGAATCAAGTACAGCTAGATGTAAAACAAGGgagttattttaagaaacaaatgtgtAATGATAAAAGTCAGCCAAGAATATAATATATACGGTGTAACTCATAAACCTCAAGAATAAGCAAAACTAAGTATTATGTTATTCAGAAACACATATGCAGtaaagtgttttgttttagttAGAGAATAATAAACCCTAATTCAACATAGTAGCTACCTGAGGcagacaagaaacaaaaacaaaagtttggAGAGTAATAAACCAGGAGCTAACAGTTCACAAGTGCTCATTctgttattataaaataaatcacacaaatgttaaataaatattccttcaTATATATCAAATGTAACATTAAAATGTGACAAGTTAATGGGTTAAAAGAGGTAAAAGTTCTGTTCCTGACAAGAGctaactaggtttttttttttttttgaacctatCTTCCACTGGAACAAATGAAAAGGCTGgataaaagatcttttaaaaaaatcactatgaaGGTGATAAAAGAGCTACCAGAGCAGTGAGAATTTGTAGGGGAAAGTTtcaaaagaggagagaaatgaagaTTTGAGTCTGGCCCTAGGCTGCTTTTCTCATACAAACGATAACTGATTCTGAAAGTGAAAGAGACTTACAGGTTAAGCAATATCTCAATCACTGTAACaaagctggaaggaaaaaaattggaattcTGGGCCCAATAAAGAATAGAGTTCCTGTTAAACACTCTTAGACTTCTGGGTGGCTCTCTAACAGATATAACATACAAATAGAGGTGACCAGAAAAAGAATCAGCCTGTCAAAACCTGAAGCTCAGCTTCGAATTAGTGCATTCTTGACTGGACCAAATTGATCTGACAATAGCTCAACTCCCTGTCAGGAAGAAGTAAGGCCTCcccagaagaaatacaaaatcattcAGAGCCTCAAATCATCTGTAACATTTTTAATACACAAAGTCTACcatgcaattaaaaataacaaaataaccttgcaattaaaaataacaaaataacaaaaattaacaagatttgaccaaaaaaaaaaagaaaaaaagaaacagaagacaaaaaagcCACAGGAAGTCTAGAAATAGGCTGATACAAACTTTAACATAACTAAAGAAGTTTAACAATTAGATGACAAGATAGAGAATTCTGGCAGGGAACTAAAAGCTGTATCAAAAActacaaggaaaatataaaattgtaagataaagTAAGTGCAATTAAGAATTCAATGCATGGGCCTACCATAGGATTATACAAATCTTAAGAGTGAATTATGAACTCAAATGCAgatcagaagaaaacaaaaaatgatggatagaaaaatacacaaaggTGTGAAACAGCTGGATCACAGCCAAAGAAACTATGTTTTGAGTATATAACTTGAACTGTagctgagaggaagagagactatGAAACaaacattattcataatttatGCAGGATATCAAAGCTATACTATTCAAGAAGAGCTACAAGCCCCAAgtagaataaatataaagaaaagcacaCCCAGACACATGATCATGAAACTGGAGACTAatgcaaaatagaaaacattaaaagcattcaaaacaaaaagaaaaccttcaaaggggggatccctgggtggcgcagcggtttggcgcctgcctttggcccagggcgcgatcctggagacccgggatcgaatcccacgtcgggctcccggtgcatggagcctgcttctccctctgcctgtgtctctgcctctctctctttctctctctgtgactatcataaataaataaaaattaaaaaaaaaaaaaaaaaaaaaaaaaaaaaaaaaaagaaaaccttcaaagGAGCAAGACTGCCAGCCAATTTCAAGAGAATAGgtaagaaaatggaagataatggtataatattttcaaattactgaGGGGAGGAAACATACCAGTCTAGAATTCTAAGCTGAgagaaaatatcctttaaaaaatgtaggcaaaataaagacattttcaggcaAATAAAAATCAAGAGGCTGCATAAGCAGTAATCCACACTAAAAGAAATACTTCTTTAATTCTTACAGTATAAAGAACATCATCACATACACAAAAAGGAacgaaaaataaaagaagggtgGAAAGATGTTGGTAAATCTAAATAAACATTAACTGTAGAAAAGTTACGGTCCTGTGTGAACAAGAGCACAAAATCATCAGGAAATAAAGGGAATTAAAGTACGCTAAGGTTCCTAAGAATACTGAACCTGCTGtcctaaaagtttaaaaaagaccAATGATACTGGCCTTCAGAAGTCAAGGGAGAATGTTGTATTCTCTAGGACAATTACtaaaagaataggaaaatgtaaaaaacaagtcagtaaaggggaaaatgaaataaaaaaattaatcaaaaacaaggaaagaggaGTACAATGAATACAGAACTgatagaactaaaaataaaaatcagatggCAAATTAGCCAAAATCActatttacattaaatgtaaaccAACTGTTATAAATAATAGACAAAGTTGAAAAGAATGTATGCCAGAACTAGGTTCAGTGCAGTGGCATATTTAGATGAAGTTTTCAAGTCCTCTATTGGGTACTATTAGTCCATCTTCCCCTCTGAGActagaagaagataaaaaaagtcCCCTATCACCACCTCTATTGTTTTGAAGGTCCTGGCCAggcataaggaagaaaaaagaaataaaaagcattacaAACAAAAAAGCTGTCTTTATGAACAAATGACATGACCTGAAAAGAGAAAACCCCCAAAATGTAGAAACTAAGGTTTCTTAGTAAATGAGAAACTGCCTTTAACAAGATCCTAgaataaaagttaatataaaaatgaagtcacttcatatgccaacaaaatagttagaaaataaatattaaaaatcatgttatctATAATAGCATCAAACAACATAAAATGCCTAGGAACATACTTAAGAAAGCTAAGACATctacacaaaaatttaaatattattcaagaAAATTAGAAACCAAGACATATACCATCTTCATGAAACAGAAAGCTCAGGATTATAATACTATGCTCTTAGAGTGAAAGGCGatattataataatgatgattaaaatttataattcaatGCCACCCCTATCAAAATTCCCACcaggtatgtatatatgttgGGATGGAGTGGTTTAGGGAGAACTGActagctgattctaaaatttagacagaaacaaaacaaaatgaaacaatttagATAGAAGTATGAAAGGCTGATAgccaaaataatttcaaaaaagatGATGACGACAATGATGAAGCAGCAGTAGTAGCAGCAGCCATTATTAAAGGCATCTGGAGAGCTTCAGCTACTAGGTATCAAAACCTGTGGAAGCACTCTTAAAGAACAACAAGGCTGGATGTATCATGttctctgatttcaaactctaCTACAAAGTCACagtagtcaaaacagtatggtaccggCATGAAAACAGATACAGATttcaacagaatagagagcccagatatAAACCAATGTATAtaatcaattaatctatgacatgGAGGCAAGTATATACAAAgcggaaaggacagtctctttaataaagtgttgggaaagctggacagttacatgcaaaagaatgaaactggaccacgatcttacaccacatacaaaaacaaattcaaaggggaaaaagattgcatataagacctgaaatcataaaacttctagaaaaattaCAGGTAGTAATAAGCTCTTTGATGtcagtcttagcaatatttttttggaacagtCTCCCAAGACAAAGGCAACAAACactaaaataaacacatggaCTATGTCAAATAATATTTAGCAAAGCAAAgcattaacaaaaagaaaaggtaatctactgaatgggagaaggtatttacaAATCATACATCAGATAAGGAGTGTgaatatccaaaatgtattaaGAACTTACATAACAACTGCAAAAAACACAACTTGATTAAATAACAGGCAGAGGGCTTGAATAGacaatttttccaaagacatacagagggCCTACAGGCACATAAGATGTTCTACATAACTAATCATCAATGAAATGCAATTAAACCATAATGAGCTATAACTTCACATCTATCAGACTGGCTAatagtaaagatacagagaatagactggtagttgccagagaaAGGGGTAGCTGGgaaaatgtacaaacttccagttctaCAATAAATACATCATGGAATGTAAAGTACAGCATGGTGGCTACAGTtagtaatactgtattgcatatttgataAGTTGCCAAAAGAGTAGATCTTAGatttttcacaggaaaaaaaaattgtgactgtGTGGGGATGGATATGAACTAGGCTTATTGTggggatcatttcacaatatatattgaATCTTTATGTTGTACACATCAAAATAATATGTTATAcatcaatcatatctcaataaaaaaattaagacaacctagagaatgggataaaatatttgcaaaccacatatctgacaagagacttgtatttaaaatatataaagaaatattaccaCTCAACAAAAACACAACCctgaaaaaaagagcaaaggattTGTAAAGTCTTTACTCCaagaaaagatatacaaatggctaataagtatatcaaaagatgctcaacatcattagagaactgcaaatcaaaaccacaatgagataccacttcactcACTGGGCTGGCTAAAATCAAATTAACAGAAATTAGtaagttggcaaggatgtggagaaattggaacttttaTAACACATGGTAGGATGATAAAATGGTGTAAGCCTCTGTGGAACACAGTTTGTCAGtcccttaaaaagttaaacacaagggatccctgggtggctcagcggtttagcacacctttggcccagggtgtgatcctggagtcccgggatcgagtcccacatcaggctccctgcatggagcctgcttctccctctgcctgtgtctctgcttctctctctctctctctctgtctctcatgaataaataaataaaatctttaaaaaaaaaaaagttaagcacagaattaccatataatccggtaaaggtatatacctaggaatatacCTAAAGAACTGAACACAGGTACTCAAATACTCAGACACAGAATTCAAGCAGCACTTTTCACAATattcaaaaggtggaaacaactcaaatgtccatcaatgaatgaatggataagcaaaaatTGATACATACaacagagtattattcagccataaaatggaatgaagtactgacacatcctacaacgtggatgaacttcaaaaacattataCT contains:
- the LOC112669429 gene encoding LOW QUALITY PROTEIN: vimentin-like (The sequence of the model RefSeq protein was modified relative to this genomic sequence to represent the inferred CDS: inserted 1 base in 1 codon; deleted 2 bases in 1 codon), with translation MSTRSVSLSSYRRMFCVPGTGSRPSSTRSYVTTSTRTYSLGSAMRPSTSRSLYASSPGGVFTTRSSAMRLRGSVPGMRLLQDSVDFSLADAINTEFKNTRTNEKVELQELNDLFTNYIDKVHFLEQQNKILLAELEQLKGQGKSCLWDLYEEEMRELRWQVDQFTNDKACVEMERNNLAEGIMRLLEKQQEEMLQREEAESTLPQSFRQDVDSASLAHLDLERKVESLQKEIAFLKKLHDEEIQELQAQIQDWHVQIDMDVSKPDLTAALRDVRQQYESLAAKNLQVAKEWYKSKLADLSEAANRNNDALRQAKQESNEYRRQVQSLTCEVDALKGTNESLEHQMREMEENCAVKAAXDTIGRLQDEIQNMKEEMARHLREYQDLLNVKMALNIEIATYRKLLEGEESRIALPLPNFSSLYLRETILDSLPLVDTHSKRTLLIKTVETRDGQVINKTSQHHDDLE